The following coding sequences are from one Neurospora crassa OR74A linkage group I, whole genome shotgun sequence window:
- a CDS encoding bZIP transcription factor, variant yields MDYTNPTYFGAAAQPPYHFIGIPPLTPSHSNSASSDDFNASPQEIFDQFPNGLPHDQFQNFEAFAQFNNQSTTFAGPPTPPTQQLLPTTQPTNGAIHLQHQQQSAADLLRSLNNAKGDPADEARARRQGSNSDEDENLTPAQSRRKAQNRAAQRAFRERKERHVKELENRLQQLEEEAQVTRSENEKLKQDLQKISTENEILRATSLAAVGAAAAGSPLGSAGTPMTTGPMSYKPTDFYSNLLENHNEKTPSHRVVKSESGERLLAAGAAWDLMQNHELFQRGLVNIQAVSELLKGQAKCDGQGPVFEERAILEAIEQSVASGSDELL; encoded by the exons ATGGACTATACAAACCCAACATACttcggcgccgccgcccagcCGCCGTACCACTTTATCGGTATTCCTCCCCTCACCCCCTCGCATTCAAACTCGGCCTCTTCGGACGACTTCAACGCCTCTCCACAG GAAATCTTCGACCAATTTCCGAACGGGCTCCCACATGACCAGTTCCAGAACTTCGAGGCGTTTGCCCAGTTCAACAACCAATCAACGACCTTTGCCGGGCCCCCGACTCCTCCGACCCAGCAACTTCTTCCGACCACGCAGCCTACGAACGGCGCCATACACCttcagcatcaacagcagTCCGCAGCCGACCTCCTACGATCCCTCAACAATGCCAAAGGAGACCCCGCCGACGAAGCCCGAGCCCGCAGACAGGGCTCAAACTCGGATGAAGACGAAAACTTGACACCCGCTCAGTCGAGGCGGAAAGCCCAGAATCGCGCCGC TCAACGAGCCTTCCGCGAACGCAAAGAACGCCACGTCAAAGAACTCGAGAACCGTCTCCAACagctggaggaagaagcccaGGTGACAAGGTCAGAGAACGAAAAGCTGAAGCAGGACCTCCAAAAAATCAGCACCGAGAATGAGATATTGCGGGCGACATCTTTAGCGGCTGTcggtgctgccgccgccgggtCGCCACTAGGGAGCGCCGGGACGCCGATGACGACGGGCCCCATGTCGTACAAGCCGACCGATTTTTACTCTAATCTGCTGGAGAACCATAACGAGAAGACACCGAGCCACCGGGTGGTCAAGAGCGAGAGCGGGGAGCGCCTGTTGGCAGCTGGTGCGGCTTGGGACCTGATGCAGAACCACGAACTTTTCCAGCGCGGGTTGGTCAATATTCAGGCTGTCAGTGAGCTTCTGAAGGGCCAGGCGAAGTGTGATGGCCAGGGTCCAGTGTTCGAGGAGAGGGCCATTTTGGAGGCGATCGAACAGAGTGTGGCAAGTGGGAGCGACGAGTTGCTATGA
- a CDS encoding ethanolaminephosphotransferase, producing MVYVRQEKLPNLREYKYSAVDHSLTSKYILKPFYTNVVIKLFPMSMAPNLITLTGFMFVVGNFLTLLWYNPTLDQDCPPWVYYSWAAGLFLYQTFDAVDGTQARRTRQSGPLGELFDHGVDALNTSLECLIFAASQNMGQSWYTVATVFASLLTFYVQTWDEYHTKTLTLGIVNGPVEGILILVGVYTLTGYLGGASFWQQGMLSTLGVPQTLTFGTTALTLPSFLYNFSFTEWYMVQGTVVLVYNTVESARNVIRARRARGDRSRYALVGLLPFFATWALVVAYLFLQPNILHGHLVPFVLFAGIVNAYSVGKMITAHLVKLDFPYWNVMVIPLGLGVFDSLGPVIHKYAPDGLKNLGWPSALGDGVYQVAYMFCMLGMAVGVYGSFVVDVIVTICDYLDIWCLTIKYPYVEGQDDPKVSKQVVGSKGELKEKRG from the exons ATGGTTTACGTGCGACAGGAGAAGCTACCGAACTTGCGGGAATACAAGTACTCGGCCGTCGACCACTCTTTGACGTCCAAATACATCCTCAAGCCATTTTACACCAATGTTGTCATCAAGCTCTTCCCCATGAGCATGGCTCCCAACCTGATCACGCTCACGGGTTTCATGTTCGTTGTCGGCAACTTCCTCACTCTGCTATGGTACAACCCTACCCTCGACCAGGATTGCCCACCTTGGGTCTACTACAGTTGGGCCGCCGGTTTGTTCCTCTACCAGACTTTTGATGCGGTTGATGGCACCCAAGC TCGTCGTACTCGTCAGTCCGGACCTCTTGGCGAGCTCTTTGATCATGGCGTCGACGCCCTCAACACCTCGCTCGAATGCCTTATCTTCGCCGCCTCTCAAAACATGGGCCAGAGTTGGTACACCGTCGCGACCGTCTTTGCCTCCCTTCTCACTTTCTACGTCCAAACCTGGGATGAGTACCACACCAAGACGCTCACCCTCGGCATCGTCAACGGACCCGTTGAGGGTATCCTGATCCTCGTGGGCGTTTACACCTTGACCGGTTACCTCGGCGGCGCCTCTTTTTGGCAACAGGGCATGCTCTCCACCCTTGGCGTTCCCCAGACCCTCACTTTCGGCACCACCGCCTTGACTCTGCCCAGCTTTCTTTACAATTTCTCCTTTACGGAATGGTACATGGTCCAGGGCACCGTAGTGCTCGTCTACAACACGGTCGAATCCGCTCGCAACGTGATACGCGCCCGCCGCGCCCGCGGCGACCGCTCGCGGTACGCCCTCGTCGgtctcctccccttctttgcCACCTGGGCGCTCGTGGTCGCCTATTTGTTCCTGCAGCCCAACATTCTGCATGGCCACCTGGTGCCCTTCGTGCTCTTCGCGGGCATCGTCAACGCCTACAGCGTCGGGAAGATGATTACAGCCCATCTCGTCAAGCTCGACTTCCCTTACTGGAACGTTATGGTGATCCCTCTCGGCCTGGGCGTCTTTGACTCCCTCGGCCCCGTCATCCACAAGTATGCACCCGACGGCCTCAAGAACCTCGGGTGGCCCTCAGCTCTTGGCGACGGCGTCTATCAGGTTGCCTACATGTTCTGCATGCTTGGAATGGCGGTCGGCGTGTACGGCAGCTTCGTGGTGGACGTCATTGTTACCATCTGCGATTACTTGGACATTTGGTGCTTGACTATCAAATACCCCTATGTGGAGGGTCAAGATGATCCCAAGGTGTCTAAGCAGGTTGTGGGAAGCAAAGGCGAgctcaaggagaagaggggcTAA